A single genomic interval of Croceibacter atlanticus HTCC2559 harbors:
- a CDS encoding pentapeptide repeat-containing protein yields the protein MTQEEKIKQLEAENKKLRDTFASQKESKRKRRKLGWSFLKRSSGMVLGVKLKTSIEDFLNELGDDRRVSRETLSNLLSAVVLRLTRVGFLLVLTAILPSILLIFQTYYLAKQTTLIDDQKTLFQNQNIRLDQQTYLQEAERRGNVIILLDNMIKDVNDEIDRTPSNRISKPTTGRLIALSKMLKPYRYLKNDSLTERVLSPERGYLLLSLIESDLSLKLSSNTSLNGSLLERLDFSYAEMVGVSIINEDLLNINLSYADLSNSNFSGNDFENADFKYADLTNTVLDLANLESTNFKGAILKNTSFKRADLTKADLSLTDLRGAEFSVKSLKGATLTNARVSENFSVTMSKQLNKTDYAWFAETYEVVEVDDDNYQILKK from the coding sequence ATGACTCAAGAAGAGAAGATTAAACAATTAGAGGCTGAAAACAAAAAGCTAAGAGACACCTTTGCATCTCAAAAAGAATCTAAGCGAAAACGAAGAAAGTTAGGGTGGAGCTTTTTAAAACGTTCTTCAGGTATGGTTTTGGGTGTAAAGCTCAAAACTTCAATCGAAGATTTTTTAAACGAATTAGGAGATGACCGTCGTGTTTCTCGTGAAACATTGTCCAATTTACTTTCTGCAGTAGTACTAAGGCTTACTAGAGTTGGTTTCCTGTTGGTGCTTACGGCAATTTTACCTTCAATTTTACTTATTTTTCAAACCTATTACCTTGCCAAGCAAACCACGTTAATAGATGATCAGAAAACACTATTTCAAAATCAGAATATTCGTTTAGATCAACAAACCTATTTGCAAGAAGCAGAACGTCGTGGCAATGTCATTATTTTATTAGATAACATGATTAAGGATGTTAATGATGAAATAGACAGAACACCTTCAAACAGAATTTCTAAACCAACTACAGGTCGTTTAATTGCTTTAAGTAAAATGCTAAAGCCATATCGTTACTTAAAGAATGATAGTCTTACAGAACGCGTTCTAAGCCCAGAACGAGGCTATTTGTTATTGTCTTTAATTGAAAGTGATTTAAGTTTAAAGCTAAGTTCTAACACGTCACTAAACGGATCTTTATTAGAACGATTAGATTTCAGTTATGCAGAAATGGTGGGCGTTTCCATCATTAATGAGGATTTATTAAATATTAATCTGTCTTATGCAGACCTAAGTAATTCAAATTTTAGCGGTAACGATTTTGAAAATGCAGATTTTAAATATGCAGATTTAACCAATACAGTTTTAGATTTAGCAAATCTGGAATCTACTAACTTTAAAGGCGCTATTCTTAAAAACACAAGCTTTAAGCGTGCAGACCTAACTAAGGCAGACTTAAGTTTAACAGATCTTAGAGGCGCAGAGTTCTCTGTTAAATCGCTTAAAGGAGCAACACTTACAAATGCAAGGGTTTCAGAAAATTTTAGTGTAACAATGAGTAAGCAACTAAATAAAACAGACTATGCGTGGTTTGCAGAGACCTATGAGGTTGTTGAGGTAGATGATGATAACTACCAAATTCTTAAAAAATAA
- a CDS encoding CoA transferase subunit B: MLDKNGIAQRIAKEVKDGYYVNLGIGIPTLVANFVRDDIDVEFQSENGVLGMGPFPFDGEEDADVINAGKQTITALPGASFFDSATSFSMIRGQHVDLTILGAMEVAENGDIANWKIPGKMVKGMGGAMDLVASADNIIVAMMHTNRAGESKLLKRCSLPLTGVGCVTKVVTNLAVLEVTKEGFKLLERAPGVSVDEIQKATEGTLIIDGDVPEMKL, encoded by the coding sequence ATGTTAGATAAAAATGGAATAGCACAACGCATAGCTAAAGAAGTTAAGGATGGTTACTATGTAAACTTAGGCATTGGGATACCAACATTGGTCGCAAACTTTGTTAGAGATGATATCGATGTAGAGTTTCAAAGTGAGAATGGTGTTTTAGGAATGGGGCCATTCCCTTTTGATGGTGAAGAAGATGCAGATGTCATTAATGCTGGTAAACAAACTATTACAGCCTTGCCAGGCGCAAGTTTTTTCGACTCTGCTACAAGCTTTAGTATGATAAGAGGCCAACACGTAGACCTTACAATTCTGGGTGCTATGGAAGTAGCAGAAAATGGAGATATTGCCAACTGGAAAATACCAGGTAAAATGGTAAAAGGAATGGGCGGAGCTATGGATCTTGTTGCAAGTGCAGACAATATTATAGTGGCAATGATGCACACTAACCGTGCTGGAGAATCTAAATTATTAAAACGCTGTAGCTTACCGTTAACTGGAGTTGGTTGTGTAACTAAGGTGGTTACAAACCTTGCAGTGTTAGAGGTTACTAAAGAAGGCTTCAAGCTTTTAGAGCGTGCGCCAGGCGTTAGTGTAGATGAAATACAAAAGGCAACAGAAGGTACACTCATTATAGATGGAGATGTTCCAGAAATGAAGCTTTAA
- a CDS encoding CoA transferase subunit A produces MIKKTVKDVEAALQGVQDGMTFMLGGFGLSGIPENAIAHLVKLNVKDITCISNNAGVDDFGLGLLLQKKQIRKMVSSYVGENDEFERQMLSGELEVELIPQGTLAERCRAAQGGFPAFFTPAGYGTEVAEGKEVREFNGKMYVLEEAFKADFAFIKAWKGDEAGNLIFKGTARNFNPNMCGAAKVTVVEVEELVKPGELDPNQIHIPGIFVQRIFQGERYEKRIEQRTVRQRD; encoded by the coding sequence ATGATTAAAAAGACAGTAAAAGACGTAGAAGCAGCATTGCAAGGCGTACAAGATGGCATGACATTTATGTTAGGCGGTTTTGGATTAAGCGGCATACCAGAAAATGCAATTGCACATTTAGTAAAATTAAACGTAAAAGACATTACGTGTATTTCTAATAATGCAGGTGTAGATGATTTCGGTTTAGGGTTGTTGCTTCAAAAAAAGCAAATACGAAAAATGGTATCGTCTTACGTTGGAGAGAACGATGAGTTTGAACGTCAAATGCTAAGTGGTGAGTTAGAAGTGGAGCTTATTCCACAAGGTACCTTGGCAGAACGATGCCGCGCTGCACAAGGAGGATTTCCTGCATTTTTCACACCAGCAGGTTATGGTACAGAAGTCGCCGAAGGTAAAGAAGTACGAGAGTTTAACGGGAAAATGTATGTGTTGGAAGAAGCATTTAAAGCAGATTTTGCATTTATAAAAGCTTGGAAAGGAGATGAAGCAGGTAATTTAATCTTTAAGGGTACAGCGCGAAACTTTAATCCAAATATGTGTGGTGCTGCAAAGGTTACTGTGGTAGAGGTAGAAGAGTTAGTTAAGCCAGGAGAGTTAGACCCTAACCAAATACATATTCCGGGCATATTTGTACAACGAATTTTTCAAGGCGAACGCTATGAAAAGCGAATTGAACAAAGAACAGTAAGACAAAGAGATTAA
- a CDS encoding S41 family peptidase, whose translation MKKRIILSVVAVGIFFTTVSFKNDFFEIAKQIEIFTTLFKELNMNYVDETNPAELMDTAIKSMLTELDPYTKFYNEQDVETARIRNSGEYTGIGASVKTRDDKITIIEPHKGYPADNAGLKAGDEIIKIGDIVLSDFDSDAGELLKGSPGSEVQVTYLRQGKQETTTLKRGKIDVEAVPYYKLLEDKTGYIVLSKFNAKASTQVIDALKTLKADGADKIILDLRGNPGGLLSEAINVTNIFIPKGELVTTTKSVIKKYNRTYVTKNEPVDTEIPLVVLIDGRSASASEIVSGGLQDYDRAVIVGARSFGKGLVQRPKQLTYGTQLKVTISRYYTPSGRCIQALDYWNRDEDGNAVRTKSAEYNEFKTKAGRSVFDGGGVLPDVQLETSKFSGVTSALVQDEAIFNFATNYYYTHKLESPEDFKFTSSDFSDFKEFLKTTNFKYTTQTEKELKETLEIAVKEEFDDDVQNNYNNFLASIQQAKTKAIDDKKPEIERLITDEIIKRYFYKEGLYDYYVINNPEIEEAKNILNSTNRYSKILK comes from the coding sequence ATGAAAAAGCGCATTATACTTTCGGTAGTAGCTGTCGGTATTTTTTTTACAACAGTAAGTTTCAAAAATGATTTCTTCGAAATTGCTAAGCAGATAGAGATTTTTACTACGCTGTTTAAGGAATTAAACATGAATTATGTAGATGAAACAAACCCTGCAGAACTTATGGATACTGCCATAAAATCTATGTTAACAGAATTAGATCCTTATACTAAATTTTATAATGAACAAGATGTAGAAACAGCACGTATTCGAAACTCTGGAGAGTATACTGGTATCGGAGCATCTGTAAAAACACGAGATGATAAAATTACAATCATAGAGCCTCATAAAGGCTATCCGGCAGATAATGCAGGCCTTAAAGCTGGAGATGAAATTATAAAGATAGGAGATATCGTACTGTCAGATTTTGATAGTGACGCTGGAGAGTTATTAAAAGGATCACCAGGTAGTGAAGTACAGGTTACCTATTTACGACAAGGAAAACAAGAAACAACCACGTTAAAAAGAGGAAAGATAGATGTTGAAGCAGTGCCATATTATAAACTACTAGAAGATAAAACTGGTTATATAGTGTTATCTAAATTTAATGCTAAAGCGTCTACCCAAGTTATTGATGCTTTAAAAACATTAAAAGCAGATGGTGCCGATAAAATTATCTTAGACCTAAGAGGAAATCCTGGAGGCTTATTAAGTGAAGCTATAAATGTGACAAATATATTTATACCAAAAGGAGAGTTAGTTACTACCACAAAGTCTGTTATAAAGAAGTATAATAGAACGTATGTTACTAAAAATGAACCTGTAGATACTGAAATTCCATTAGTGGTTTTAATTGATGGACGTAGTGCATCTGCCAGTGAAATTGTTTCTGGAGGCTTGCAGGATTATGACAGAGCTGTAATTGTTGGCGCAAGAAGTTTTGGGAAAGGCTTAGTGCAAAGACCAAAACAGCTTACTTATGGCACACAACTTAAAGTAACTATTTCAAGATACTACACACCAAGTGGTCGTTGTATACAAGCATTAGATTATTGGAATAGAGACGAAGATGGTAATGCAGTGCGAACAAAATCTGCAGAATATAATGAGTTTAAAACTAAAGCAGGCCGAAGTGTTTTTGATGGCGGTGGCGTACTTCCAGATGTACAGTTAGAAACTTCTAAATTTAGTGGCGTAACATCAGCGTTAGTTCAAGATGAAGCCATTTTTAACTTTGCCACAAACTATTACTACACTCATAAGTTAGAGTCGCCAGAAGATTTTAAATTCACTAGCTCAGATTTTTCAGACTTCAAAGAATTTTTAAAAACAACTAACTTTAAGTATACTACCCAAACCGAAAAGGAATTAAAAGAAACCCTTGAAATTGCAGTTAAAGAAGAGTTTGATGATGATGTGCAGAATAACTACAATAACTTTCTAGCATCTATACAACAAGCCAAGACAAAAGCTATAGATGATAAGAAGCCAGAAATAGAGCGTCTTATAACAGATGAGATTATAAAGCGTTATTTCTACAAAGAAGGTCTTTATGATTATTATGTTATTAATAATCCAGAGATAGAAGAGGCAAAGAACATACTAAACAGTACAAACAGGTACTCTAAAATTTTAAAATAA
- a CDS encoding DUF4349 domain-containing protein, with the protein MLLVLACGENSTESFSKEFTIENSEDYLEETIIETTTTPNLNTSQEQKIIKTGVLEFQTQNLSKTYSQIKALLNTYEGYIQTDNSGKNYNRQYQNLQVRIPSKNFQVIIDSISQSVNYFDTKSISRQDVTEEFIDLTARLKAKRELESRYIQLLSKANTVKEILEIERELSTIREDIEAKQGRLEYLQSQVSYSTLNINFYKEISNTGITVSYGTKIVNALKSGWFGISSVFLGILTLWPLLIIGLVVAIVIRHWLKSSNKNTSK; encoded by the coding sequence GTGTTGTTGGTTTTAGCTTGCGGAGAAAATTCTACAGAGTCTTTTTCAAAAGAATTTACAATTGAAAATTCTGAAGATTATTTAGAGGAAACTATAATAGAAACCACAACAACCCCAAATTTAAATACATCCCAAGAGCAAAAAATTATAAAAACAGGTGTATTAGAGTTTCAAACACAAAATCTTTCTAAAACATATTCTCAAATTAAGGCTTTGCTTAACACCTATGAGGGTTATATTCAAACCGATAATTCTGGCAAAAATTACAACAGGCAATACCAAAATTTACAGGTAAGAATACCATCTAAAAACTTTCAAGTCATTATTGATAGCATTTCTCAGAGCGTAAACTACTTTGATACAAAATCTATTTCCAGACAAGATGTAACAGAAGAATTTATAGACCTTACAGCACGCTTAAAGGCTAAACGAGAATTAGAATCAAGATATATACAGCTTTTATCTAAAGCAAATACTGTAAAAGAAATTTTAGAAATCGAGAGAGAACTTTCTACAATTAGAGAAGATATAGAAGCTAAACAAGGAAGACTAGAGTATTTGCAAAGTCAAGTATCTTATAGCACACTAAACATAAATTTTTATAAGGAAATTTCTAATACTGGGATTACAGTTTCCTACGGAACAAAAATTGTGAATGCTCTAAAGTCAGGTTGGTTCGGTATTTCTTCTGTATTTTTAGGCATCTTAACACTATGGCCATTACTTATAATAGGACTTGTAGTTGCTATTGTAATAAGACATTGGCTTAAGTCTTCAAATAAAAACACTTCAAAATAA
- the rnpA gene encoding ribonuclease P protein component, with amino-acid sequence MDQSFPNTEHLKGKTLINELFLNGKSVTAYPLRMYYIPLKDNDVKGFKVGVSVPKRNFKLAVHRNRIKRLLRESFRKNKYLVYNGTTQHFALLIVYIGKETPEYEFVETKFKKLVGAFLKAVS; translated from the coding sequence ATGGACCAAAGCTTTCCAAATACAGAACATTTAAAAGGAAAAACACTTATAAACGAGTTGTTCTTAAATGGAAAATCTGTAACTGCATACCCATTAAGAATGTACTATATACCTTTAAAAGATAATGATGTAAAAGGTTTTAAAGTTGGTGTATCTGTGCCTAAGAGAAACTTTAAACTAGCGGTTCATAGAAATAGAATAAAACGCTTACTCAGAGAATCATTCAGAAAAAATAAGTACCTTGTCTATAATGGGACAACGCAACACTTTGCGCTTCTCATCGTTTATATTGGCAAAGAAACACCTGAATATGAATTTGTTGAAACTAAATTTAAAAAGCTTGTTGGGGCATTTCTCAAAGCCGTGTCTTAG
- the pyk gene encoding pyruvate kinase yields MPNRKKTKIVATLGPSTSTKTVLKQMLEAGANVFRINFSHANYDDVKKRISMIRELNEKYGFNASILGDLQGPKLRVGVMKGEVIVSKGDKLSFCTGEEFEGTADRVYMNYDTFPRDVKAGERILLDDGKLIFEVLETNKKDEVKAKVIQGGPLRSRKGVNLPNTNISLPALTEKDVKDAIFACEQGVDWMALSFVRHAEDLQELQELIKKHSEHKIPIIAKIEKPEGVENIDKIVAYCDGLMVARGDLGVEIPAQEVPLIQKQLVLKAKQARIPVIIATQMMETMITSLTPTRAEVNDVANSVMDGADAVMLSGETSVGQYPVQVIQKMCQILKTVEDSPLIHVPEEPPHIRTKRYITKSICYHAAHMANEIKAKAICTLTNSGYTAFQISAWRPSAHILAFTSNKRILTQLSLLWGVHAYYYDKFTSTDDTVEDVNGIAKQMKYVKKSEFVINLAAMPISDKGMVNTLRVSEIK; encoded by the coding sequence ATGCCTAATAGAAAGAAAACCAAAATTGTAGCAACCTTAGGACCATCAACGTCTACTAAAACGGTCTTAAAACAAATGCTTGAAGCAGGTGCCAATGTATTTAGAATTAATTTTTCTCATGCTAATTATGATGATGTAAAGAAACGCATCTCAATGATTAGAGAGCTTAATGAAAAGTATGGATTTAACGCATCTATCCTTGGAGATTTACAAGGCCCTAAATTACGTGTAGGTGTAATGAAAGGTGAAGTTATTGTAAGTAAAGGCGATAAATTATCCTTTTGTACCGGCGAAGAATTTGAAGGAACAGCAGATCGTGTGTATATGAACTACGACACCTTCCCAAGAGATGTAAAGGCAGGCGAGCGTATTCTTCTTGATGATGGTAAACTAATCTTTGAAGTTTTAGAAACAAATAAAAAAGATGAAGTAAAAGCCAAAGTTATACAAGGTGGTCCTTTACGTTCTAGAAAAGGAGTAAACCTACCTAATACCAACATTTCTTTACCTGCATTAACAGAAAAAGATGTTAAAGATGCCATTTTTGCTTGTGAACAAGGAGTAGATTGGATGGCATTATCTTTTGTACGTCACGCAGAAGACCTGCAAGAATTACAAGAACTCATTAAAAAACATAGCGAGCACAAAATTCCAATAATAGCCAAGATAGAAAAGCCAGAAGGCGTTGAGAACATAGATAAGATAGTTGCTTACTGTGATGGTTTAATGGTTGCGCGTGGAGATTTAGGTGTTGAAATTCCAGCACAAGAAGTACCTTTAATACAAAAGCAATTAGTACTAAAAGCAAAGCAAGCAAGAATACCTGTAATTATTGCTACACAGATGATGGAAACAATGATTACTAGCCTTACGCCAACACGTGCAGAGGTTAATGATGTAGCAAACTCTGTGATGGATGGTGCAGATGCAGTAATGTTAAGTGGAGAAACCTCTGTAGGACAATATCCAGTTCAGGTAATTCAAAAAATGTGTCAGATTCTTAAAACTGTGGAAGACTCTCCATTAATTCACGTACCAGAAGAGCCACCACATATTCGTACTAAGCGATACATAACAAAATCAATATGTTATCATGCAGCACATATGGCTAATGAAATTAAGGCTAAAGCTATTTGTACACTAACAAATAGTGGTTATACAGCATTTCAAATTTCTGCTTGGAGACCTAGTGCACATATATTAGCATTTACATCAAACAAACGCATACTTACACAATTAAGCTTACTTTGGGGTGTGCATGCGTACTACTATGACAAGTTTACTAGTACAGACGATACTGTAGAAGATGTTAACGGTATTGCAAAACAAATGAAGTATGTTAAAAAATCTGAATTTGTTATAAACCTAGCAGCAATGCCAATTTCAGATAAAGGTATGGTAAACACATTAAGAGTTTCAGAGATTAAATAA
- a CDS encoding IPExxxVDY family protein, whose amino-acid sequence MKGNKLILDTVFEDEFKLIAIHCSLEPYRIAYFVNKQLKLKLERVSDIEIYQGDTVINAPLFQFEDAIRETDYYLTANKFKTSNKNITEDDLFGSKQNRYSIISLLKEYKNADYFLKIEDEVVNAIPIKRILFELNQIKHIVTAYLINTEDLKQKERLVFK is encoded by the coding sequence ATGAAAGGTAATAAACTCATTTTAGACACTGTTTTTGAAGACGAGTTTAAACTCATTGCAATTCATTGCTCTTTGGAGCCTTATAGAATAGCATACTTTGTAAACAAGCAACTAAAACTAAAACTTGAAAGAGTAAGTGACATAGAAATTTATCAAGGAGATACTGTAATTAACGCACCTTTATTTCAGTTTGAAGATGCTATAAGAGAAACAGATTATTACTTGACAGCAAATAAGTTTAAAACATCAAATAAAAACATAACAGAAGACGATCTTTTTGGAAGCAAACAAAACAGATATTCTATAATTTCATTACTTAAAGAATACAAAAACGCAGATTATTTTTTAAAAATTGAAGATGAAGTTGTTAATGCAATTCCTATAAAGCGGATATTGTTCGAACTTAATCAAATAAAACACATAGTTACAGCCTATCTTATAAACACTGAAGATTTAAAACAGAAAGAAAGGCTCGTATTTAAATAA
- the rnc gene encoding ribonuclease III — MSIIRNILNSRSKKDGNFFSAIQNLVGFKPTNLKPYKKAFTHRSLNEVDELGNAQNYERLEFLGDAMLSAIIAAHLFSAVPGGNEGYLTKMRAKVVSRKHLNELGKDLDLVSLVKTNIPKTQFGANIHGNLFEALIGAIYLDKGYKSCKRFIHERVIEPYVDIEQLENKVISYKSLLIEYCQKTKKEFHYDVYEDTGVGEMKHFAVKLRIDKKVVAKARATSKKKAEEKASKRAFFAFQSKIKKVFD; from the coding sequence ATGAGTATCATTCGTAACATATTAAATTCCCGTTCAAAAAAGGACGGGAATTTTTTTAGTGCTATACAAAACCTTGTTGGGTTTAAACCAACAAACCTAAAACCTTATAAAAAGGCATTTACACACAGATCTTTAAATGAAGTAGATGAATTAGGGAATGCGCAAAACTATGAACGCTTAGAGTTTTTAGGAGACGCAATGCTAAGTGCTATTATCGCTGCACATTTATTTTCTGCTGTACCTGGAGGTAATGAAGGGTATTTAACCAAAATGAGGGCCAAAGTAGTTTCCAGAAAACACCTTAACGAGTTAGGTAAAGATTTAGATTTAGTAAGTCTTGTAAAAACAAATATTCCAAAAACTCAATTTGGAGCAAACATTCACGGCAATTTATTTGAAGCCTTAATAGGCGCTATTTACCTAGATAAAGGTTACAAAAGTTGTAAAAGATTTATACATGAGCGTGTAATAGAGCCTTATGTAGATATAGAACAATTAGAGAACAAAGTTATTAGTTACAAAAGCTTACTAATAGAATATTGTCAAAAAACAAAAAAAGAATTTCACTACGATGTATATGAAGACACAGGAGTTGGTGAAATGAAACACTTTGCTGTTAAATTACGGATAGATAAAAAAGTGGTAGCAAAAGCACGAGCAACCTCAAAGAAAAAAGCCGAGGAAAAAGCATCTAAAAGAGCATTTTTCGCATTTCAGTCTAAGATTAAAAAGGTTTTCGACTAA
- the fabF gene encoding beta-ketoacyl-ACP synthase II produces the protein MELKRVVVTGLGALTPIGNNINEYWNGLVEGKSGCAGITSFDPANFKTQFACEIKDFDPLKHFDRKEARKLDKFAQYALVSSDEAIADAGIDLDAVDKFRVGVIWGAGIGGIQTFQDEVVNFAQGNGTPRFNPFFIPKMIADIAPGNISIKHGFMGPNYTTVSACASSANAMIDALNYIRLGHCDVIITGGSEAAVTEAGMGGFNAMHALSTRNDNPQSASRPFDANRDGFVLGEGAGALVLEELEHAKARGARIYAEVIGGGMSSDAYHMTAPHPDGIGVKRVMENCLRDAGIDASEVDAINTHGTSTPLGDVAELKAISQVFGQHAGKININSTKSMTGHLLGAAGAIEAIASILSMEHSVVPPTINHETVDENIDPNLNLTLNKAQEREVNVAMSNTFGFGGHNACVLFRKLNE, from the coding sequence ATGGAGTTAAAGCGAGTTGTAGTAACAGGTTTAGGGGCATTAACCCCAATTGGTAACAATATTAACGAATATTGGAACGGGTTGGTAGAAGGGAAGAGCGGCTGTGCCGGAATCACTTCCTTTGATCCTGCTAACTTTAAAACGCAATTTGCTTGCGAAATCAAAGATTTCGATCCTTTAAAGCATTTTGATAGAAAAGAAGCCCGTAAGTTAGATAAGTTTGCACAGTACGCCCTTGTTTCTTCAGACGAAGCTATTGCAGATGCAGGTATAGACCTAGATGCAGTAGATAAGTTTCGTGTAGGAGTAATATGGGGAGCTGGTATTGGAGGAATACAAACATTTCAAGATGAGGTTGTAAATTTTGCTCAAGGCAATGGTACACCACGTTTTAATCCGTTTTTTATTCCTAAGATGATTGCAGATATAGCGCCAGGAAACATTTCTATTAAACATGGATTTATGGGTCCTAATTATACCACAGTTTCTGCTTGTGCATCATCTGCTAACGCAATGATAGATGCCTTAAATTATATTCGACTAGGCCATTGTGATGTTATTATCACAGGAGGAAGCGAAGCAGCAGTGACTGAGGCTGGTATGGGTGGTTTTAATGCTATGCATGCACTATCTACCAGAAATGATAACCCACAATCTGCTTCCAGACCTTTTGATGCTAACCGAGATGGTTTTGTATTAGGAGAAGGTGCTGGAGCTTTGGTTCTCGAAGAACTTGAACACGCAAAAGCACGTGGCGCAAGAATTTATGCAGAAGTTATAGGTGGCGGTATGTCTAGTGATGCTTATCACATGACAGCACCTCATCCAGATGGCATAGGCGTAAAACGCGTTATGGAAAACTGTTTAAGAGATGCAGGTATAGATGCCTCTGAAGTTGATGCTATAAACACACACGGTACATCTACTCCTTTAGGAGATGTTGCCGAATTAAAAGCAATCAGTCAAGTATTTGGACAGCATGCCGGGAAGATTAATATTAATTCAACAAAGTCTATGACTGGTCACCTTTTAGGTGCTGCTGGTGCAATTGAGGCTATTGCGTCTATCTTATCGATGGAACATAGTGTCGTGCCACCAACAATTAACCACGAAACGGTTGACGAGAATATAGACCCAAATTTGAACTTAACATTAAACAAAGCACAGGAAAGAGAAGTAAATGTTGCTATGAGCAATACATTTGGTTTCGGAGGACACAATGCTTGTGTATTGTTTAGAAAACTTAATGAGTAA
- a CDS encoding acyl carrier protein, translated as MSDIASRVKAIIVDKLGVDENEVVNDASFTNDLGADSLDTVELIMEFEKEFDIQIPDDQAENIATVGQAISYIEEAK; from the coding sequence ATGTCAGACATTGCATCAAGAGTAAAAGCAATAATCGTAGACAAATTAGGTGTTGACGAAAACGAAGTAGTTAACGACGCAAGCTTCACAAACGATTTAGGAGCAGATTCATTGGACACAGTGGAATTAATTATGGAATTCGAAAAAGAATTCGATATTCAGATTCCAGACGACCAAGCTGAAAACATTGCAACAGTTGGTCAAGCAATTTCTTATATAGAAGAGGCTAAATAA
- the purN gene encoding phosphoribosylglycinamide formyltransferase — MVTSLHHKRIVIFGSGNGSNAENIIKYFKKNNQAEVTHVFSNNKRAKILKRAYNLDVNAIHFDRSSFYGTNEMLNLLKDIQPDLIVLAGFLWLFPEKIVEAFPDKVINLHPALLPKFGGKGMYGANVHKAVVEQKEEKTGITIHFVNEVYDDGKIIAQFETELKPTDTVEDVASKINELEMEHFPKVINELLFPERYDTNGN; from the coding sequence TTGGTCACTTCTCTACATCATAAGCGTATTGTCATATTTGGTTCCGGCAACGGATCCAACGCCGAAAACATTATTAAATACTTCAAAAAAAACAATCAAGCTGAAGTGACTCACGTCTTCAGTAACAACAAGCGCGCCAAGATCTTAAAACGCGCCTATAATCTGGATGTCAATGCTATACATTTTGACAGGTCTTCATTTTATGGCACTAATGAAATGCTTAACCTCTTAAAAGACATACAACCAGACCTTATTGTGTTAGCTGGTTTTTTGTGGTTATTTCCGGAAAAGATTGTAGAAGCCTTCCCAGATAAAGTTATAAACCTTCATCCAGCTCTTCTTCCAAAATTTGGCGGAAAAGGCATGTATGGAGCAAATGTTCATAAAGCTGTTGTTGAGCAAAAAGAAGAAAAAACAGGAATTACCATTCATTTTGTTAATGAAGTTTATGACGACGGAAAGATTATTGCTCAATTTGAAACAGAGTTAAAACCAACTGACACTGTTGAGGATGTTGCTTCTAAAATAAATGAGTTAGAGATGGAGCACTTTCCTAAAGTTATAAACGAATTATTATTCCCAGAACGCTACGACACAAATGGCAACTAA